In Nocardia yunnanensis, one DNA window encodes the following:
- the panB gene encoding 3-methyl-2-oxobutanoate hydroxymethyltransferase: protein MSVSDAETPVYGSVAPQSTAPKTPARRKTRVQHLQQMKQAGERWSMLTAYDYSTARLFEEAEIPVLLVGDSAANVVYGYDTTVAITVDELIPLVRGVVRGAPHALVVADLPFGSYESSPEQALATAVRFMKEGGAHAVKLEGGERVADTIHKLTAAGIPVMAHIGFTPQSVNTLGGFRVQGRGDGAEQLIADAIAVQEAGAFSVVMEMVPAELAGQVTRKLTIPTVGIGAGAECDAQVLVWQDMVGYTGGKTAKFVKQFADVGGQLRTAAATYADEVRRGVFPGPEHSY, encoded by the coding sequence ATGTCCGTATCCGATGCGGAAACCCCTGTCTACGGGTCCGTCGCACCGCAAAGCACCGCACCCAAGACTCCCGCCCGGCGCAAGACCCGCGTGCAGCATCTGCAGCAGATGAAGCAGGCCGGGGAGCGGTGGTCCATGCTGACCGCCTACGACTACTCGACCGCCCGGCTGTTCGAGGAAGCCGAGATTCCCGTTCTGCTGGTGGGTGATTCGGCCGCCAACGTGGTCTACGGCTACGACACCACGGTGGCCATCACCGTCGACGAATTGATTCCGCTGGTGCGCGGTGTGGTGCGGGGCGCGCCGCACGCGCTGGTGGTGGCGGATCTGCCGTTCGGCAGCTACGAGTCCTCGCCCGAGCAAGCTTTGGCGACGGCCGTGCGCTTCATGAAGGAGGGCGGCGCGCACGCGGTGAAGCTCGAAGGCGGCGAGCGGGTCGCCGACACCATTCACAAGCTGACCGCGGCCGGCATTCCGGTGATGGCGCACATCGGGTTCACCCCGCAGAGCGTCAACACCCTGGGTGGCTTCCGGGTGCAGGGCCGCGGCGACGGGGCCGAACAGCTCATCGCCGACGCCATCGCGGTGCAGGAGGCCGGGGCGTTCTCGGTGGTCATGGAGATGGTGCCCGCCGAGCTGGCCGGGCAGGTCACCCGCAAGCTGACCATTCCGACCGTCGGCATCGGGGCCGGGGCGGAATGCGATGCGCAGGTGCTGGTCTGGCAGGACATGGTCGGCTACACCGGCGGCAAGACCGCCAAGTTCGTCAAGCAGTTCGCCGATGTGGGCGGCCAATTGCGCACGGCCGCCGCCACTTACGCGGACGAGGTGCGCCGGGGCGTGTTCCCGGGCCCGGAGCACAGCTACTGA
- a CDS encoding S1C family serine protease: protein MNMRSRTIRAAAAAAVALAATLGLAACGPNTLVPGTPVAQSPGRVTQSQPIDFTTAPADLDSAAQAVAPGIVDVNTELGLQNGEGAGTGIVLSSDGIVLTNNHVVEGATSISVTDLGNGQTYDATVLGFDRSEDMAVIKLSGASGLQTAPLGDSSKVSVGDAIVGLGNAGGRGTPTAAAGKVTGLNKSITASDDATGSSEQLTGLIQVAANIQPGDSGGPLINSAGQVIGMDTAASQGFRMSIGGGQGFAIPIDKALTVAKQIQAGQASDVVHIGDTAFIGVSVSSTGGGAQIRGVVQGGPADQLGLQARDVITGLDDKTITSATDLTATMDQHHPGDTVTLKWTDGTGRTQSAQVQLAKGPVG, encoded by the coding sequence ATGAACATGCGCTCACGCACCATTCGGGCCGCGGCCGCCGCGGCAGTCGCGCTCGCCGCCACCCTGGGCCTGGCGGCCTGCGGTCCGAACACGCTGGTTCCGGGCACGCCGGTGGCGCAGTCACCGGGCCGGGTGACGCAGAGCCAGCCCATCGATTTCACCACGGCCCCAGCCGATCTCGACTCGGCCGCGCAGGCGGTGGCCCCGGGCATCGTGGACGTCAACACGGAATTGGGCCTGCAGAACGGGGAGGGCGCGGGCACCGGGATCGTGCTCAGTTCTGACGGCATCGTGCTGACCAACAATCACGTGGTGGAGGGCGCGACCAGCATCTCGGTGACCGATCTGGGCAACGGCCAGACCTACGACGCCACCGTGCTCGGGTTCGATCGCAGCGAGGACATGGCCGTCATCAAGCTGTCGGGCGCTTCGGGCTTGCAGACCGCGCCGCTGGGCGATTCGAGCAAGGTCAGCGTCGGTGACGCCATCGTCGGGCTCGGCAACGCGGGCGGGCGCGGCACCCCGACCGCCGCCGCGGGCAAGGTGACCGGGCTGAACAAGTCCATCACCGCCAGCGACGACGCCACCGGCAGCTCCGAGCAGTTGACCGGCCTGATCCAGGTGGCCGCCAATATCCAACCGGGCGATTCCGGTGGGCCGCTGATCAATTCGGCCGGGCAGGTCATCGGCATGGACACCGCCGCGTCCCAGGGCTTCCGCATGAGCATCGGCGGCGGGCAGGGCTTCGCGATTCCGATCGACAAGGCGCTCACGGTGGCCAAGCAGATCCAGGCGGGTCAGGCGTCGGATGTGGTGCATATCGGGGACACCGCCTTCATCGGCGTCTCGGTGTCCTCCACCGGCGGCGGCGCGCAGATCCGCGGCGTGGTGCAGGGCGGCCCGGCCGATCAGCTGGGCCTGCAGGCGCGGGACGTCATCACCGGTCTCGACGACAAGACCATCACCTCCGCCACCGACCTCACCGCCACCATGGACCAGCATCACCCGGGCGACACCGTCACCCTGAAATGGACCGACGGCACCGGCCGCACCCAGTCCGCCCAGGTCCAGCTGGCCAAGGGCCCGGTGGGCTGA